In Rhodococcus pseudokoreensis, the DNA window TCGCCGGGGTGTCCTCGGTCGGCATCGTCGCCCTGATGACCCTGACGTCCGTGGCCGTCCTCGTCTACTTCGGCCGGACCCGGGTGGACCGGCGGCTGTGGAACACGGTGATCGCACCTCTGCTCGGGCTCGTCGGCCTGGCCGGGCTCCTGATCATGACCGTCGCCAACCTCCCGCTCCTCGTCGGCGGGTCCAGCACACTCGCCGCCGTCATCGGGGTCCTGCTCGTCGGAACCTTCGCCGGCGGAGCAGCAGTCGCAGTACTCCGGCCCCACGCCGCACGACAGAACACCGCACTACCGCAGCACCACACGAACGACACCATCATCGACAAGGAGATCGCACGATGAGTACCGCCACCACCGAGACCCCGGCCACCGTGAGGTCCGCCGCCCCGGATCACCCGCTCACCCCGCTGTCCGCGGACGAGATCCGCTCGGCGAAAGCACTCCTCACCGACGAGGGACTGATCGGCGAGAACGTGCGCTTCGTGTTCGTCGCGCTCGCCGAGCCGCACAAGTCCACGGTCCTCGCGTTCACCCCCGGCGACCCCATCGAGCGGCGCGCCCGGATCCTGCTGCTCGACCGGTCCACCGGCATCGGCACCGACCTCGTCGTGTCGGTGACGGAGAACCGCGTGATCAGCTCGACCACCGTCGATTCCGCCACCGACGGTCACGTTCCGATCCTCGACGAGGAGTTCGAGGACATCGAAGCGTTCCTGCTCGGCAGCTCCGACTGGCTCGCGGCGATGGCGAAGCGCGGCATCGAACCGTCGAAGGTCCGGGCGGTTCCCCTGTCGGCCGGTGTGTTCGGCCACGAGGACGAGGTCGGGCACCGCATCGTCCGCGTCCTCGCCTTCCACCAGGAGGACAAGGCGGACCTGCCGTGGGCGCACCCCATCGACGGGGTGGTGGCCTACGTCGACCTCACCGAGCGTCGCGTGGTGAAGGTGGTCGACGAGATCGAGCTGCCGGTCCCCGCCGAGCGCGGCGAATGGAATGCCGAACCGCACGCGACACCCACCCGCACCGATCTCAAGCCGATCGAGATCACGCAACCCGAGGGTGCCAGCTTCTCCGTCGACGGCAACGAGATCACCTGGGCCGACTGGAAATTCCGCTTCGGCTTCGATGTGCGTGAGGGACTGACGCTGCACCAGCTCTCGTTCGACGACGGGGGAGTCGAACGCCCCGTGATCTACCGTGCGTCGATCGCCGAGATGGTGGTCCCCTACGCCGATCCGTCCCCGGTTCGCTACTGGCAGAACTACTTCGACCAAGGGGAGTACCTGTTCGGCCGGTACACCAACTCGCTCGAACTCGGCTGCGACTGCCTCGGCGAGATCCAGTACTTCGACGTCACCATCGCCGACGAGTCCGGCGACCCGCGGGTGATGAAGAACGCGATCTGCCTCCACGAGGAGGACTACGGCGTCCTGTGGAAGCACACCGACATGTTCAACGACATGACCGAGACCCGCCGCTCGCGTCGCCTCGTCATCTCGTTCTTCCTCACCATCGGCAACTACGACTACGGGTTCTACTGGTACCTCTACCTGGACGGCACCATCGAACTCGAGGCGAAGGCCACCGGAATCGTCTTCACCTCCGCGTACCGCGGCGCGGAGGGATTCTCCACCCAGATGGCACCCGGGCTCGGCGCCCCGTTCCACCAGCACCTCTTCTCCGCTCGACTCGACATGGCCGTCGACGGTAATGTGAACACGGTCGAGGAGGTGGATGCCGTGCCCGTCCCGATGGGACCGGAGAACCCGTGGGGCAATGCCTTCCGCTGCCAGAAGACCACGCTGACCACCGAATCCGAGGGGCAGCGCACCGCCGACAACCTCAAGGCCCGGGTCTGGCACATCACCAATCCCACCAAGCAGAACAGGCTCGGACAGGATGTCGGGTACGCCCTGCACCCCGAGGGACAACCGGTACTCCTCGCCGACCCGTCGAGTTCGATCGCCGCCCGCGCCGCGTTCGCGACCAAACACCTGTGGGTGACCCAGTACGACGAGTCCGAGCGCTACCCCGCAGGCGACTTCGTCAACCAGCACCCTGGCCAGGCCGGTCTACCGGCCTTCGTGGCGGGCAACCGGGACATCGACGGCGAAGACCTGGTGCTGTGGCACACGTTCGGGCTGACGCACTTCCCCCGCCCCGAGGACTGGCCGGTCATGCCCGTCGACTACGCCGGGTTCAAGCTCAAGCCCGTGGGGTTCTTCGACCGCAATCCCGCGCTCGACCTGCCGGCGAGCACCGCGAAGCACTGCTGCGAAGGCTAGACGTCGTGACCACTGTCTTCTCGACGGCCTTTTCTACGGCCGCTCGCCGCACCAGTCACTGGTGGCGGCGGGCGGCCGCGGCCCTCGCGGTCGCCACGGCCGGACTCCACGCCGCGACGCTCGGTGAGCATGCGGCGTCGTCGCCGATGGTCGGGCTGGTGACTGTCGCGATGATCCTCGGTTGCCTGTACTGCGCGGGGCACCTGTGGATGCGGGGGTCGCAGCGGGACTGGGGGCTGGTCGCGCTGATGAACGTCGGGATGATCGCGCTGCACCTCACCGTGATGAGTCCCGGTTCGGGCGGCGGCCATCACGGGCACACGATGCATGCGGCGGCGTCGGCGCCGATGGGGCAGTCGCTGTCGACTCCGATGGCGGCGGCCCTCGCGACCGCCGCGCTCGAGGCGGTGGTCGCCGTGACGGTGCTCTTCTACCGCAGCCGGCTCGACCAACCCCCCACGTGAGTGGGAAAGAGTGCCCGGGGACGCTTTGCCACTCACCTGGGGGGTGGGCCGGGCCCTAGCTCCCGTCCTGCTGCGCGAGTTGGGCCTTGATCCTCGCGGTCGCGTCCAGGAGCGAATCGTTGTTGACCGCGGCGGCCGCGGCGTCGTCGTGCTCCCGGGCGGCCTCGACGAGACGCTGCTGGTACATCCACAGCGAGTCGTCCTCGGTCGTGTCGACGGTGCCCTCGGCGCCGACGATCTTGTAGGCCCGGCAGCGCTGCCACAGCGTGCGGATCGTCTCGACGAGCACGGGATTTTCGGCGGCCTCGTACAGGATCGTCAGCAGCGCCTCGTCGTGGTCGAGATAGGCCACCACCCGCCGCTCGTCGAGGGCGGTGCGCATGAGCGCGAACTCGTCCTGCATCCGGGCACTGTCCGCAGCGCTGATCCGCTGCGCGCCGAGCCGGGCGGCCTCCACCTCGAGCAACCGGCGGACATTGTAGACGTGCACCAACTCGGCGAGGGTGAGGCCCTTGACCACCGCCCCCTTGTGCGGTGACCGCTCGGCCAATCCCGCTTCCTCGAGCCGGCGGATCGCCTCGCGCACCGGCATCACGCTCGTTCCCACCTGCTCGGCGAGATCCCGCACCCGGAGGCGGGCACCGGCAGGCAGATCACCGTTCATGATCGACTCGTGGATCATGTCGTAGACCTGGTCGGTCAGCAGTGATGTTTCGGCGCGCTTGGATATTGGCACGACTCAAATATAAACGGCACCGCCGATCGGTACTGCCGTCCGGGAATTGCCGTCTCGCCCGGCCGAAGAGCGTTTACGCTCTTCGGAGGTTCTCCGGACTGTGTGACGGATGGCGGGTGGGCTGTGAATCGCAGGGTGGGCAGATCGACGCTGACGATGGCGGTGGCCGCGGCCGCTGTCTTGACACCGATCGCGGCGGCCGCTCCGGCGACCGCCGACGCGGGCGGGTTCACGAAGACGACGCTCCATTTCCAGGTCTTCGTCGGACCGAACCGCGACGTGCCGTGCGACGTGATCGGCGACGTGTACAAACCGGATGCGGCGTCGGCGTCGAACCGCGTCCCCGCTGTCCTCACCACCAACGGCTTCGGCGGTTCCAAGAACGACCAGGCCGGTATCGGCTCGTTCCTCGCCTCCCGGGGCTATGCGGTGCTCGCCTATTCCGGGCTGGGCTTCGGCGGTTCGGGCTGCAAGATCCACATGGACAACCCCGAGTACGACGGACGCGCGGCGAGTGAACTGGTGAGCTTCCTCGGCGGCCGCGACGGGATGGCGTTCGTCGATCCCGCGCACACCGTTCCCGTTCCGGGCCTCGACTACGTGGTGCAGGACGCGACAGCTCACCACGGCACGGCCGAGGCGAACGATCCGCGGGTCGGGATGATCGGCGGCTCCTACGGCGGGGCAGTGCAGTTCGCCGCGGCGTCGGTGGACCCACGGATCGACACGATCATCCCGATGATCACCTGGAACGACCTCAGCTACTCGCTCGCGCCCAACACCATCGGCCAGACGTCCGGGGTCAGCACGTCGATTCCCGGTGCGTCGAAGGTGGTGTGGTCGCTGACGTTCGGGGCCGTCGGCGCCACCAACCCCCGGCCGGAGGGCTACGCGCAAGATCCGGTGCGGGCCTTGGGATGCCCCAACTTCGCGGACCCGGCGTGCCCCGCGCTGGCGCAGTCCGCGGTGCAGGGTTTCCCGGACCCGGCGTCCGTCGACTTCCTGCGGCAGTCCTCCGTGGTGTCGTACGCCGACCGCGTGAAGATTCCGGTGCTATTGATGCAGGGCCAGCAGGACACCCTGTTCGACCTCAACGAATCGAAGGCCACCTTCGAGACGCTGCAGGCGCAGGGCAACGACGTGAAGATGATCTGGCACAGCTGGGGGCATTCCAACCTCACTCCCGCCGAGGGCGAGATCAACCTGAAGGACCTCAACCCCGACACCCAGTACGAGACGGGCCGGATCATCGACTGGTTCGACCACTATCTGCGGGACAGCGGGGCGAGCACCGGGCCGGTGTTCAGCTACTTCCGCGACTGGGTCGACTACACCGGCAACGCCGCACCCGCGTACGCCGAATCCTCGGATGTCTCGGTGGGTCAGGGCTTTTCGCTCTACCTCTCCGGTGACGGCGCGCTGACCGACCGCCGGGACCGCATCGTCGCCGGCGCTCAGACGCTGCACACGCTGCCCGGCGGGCTCCCCACCGACCGCGAGGCGCCGGACACGAGGCCGAACGCCCCGGTCCCGCAGAGCGTCCAGCCCGGAACGGAGGCCGAGTGGTCGTCGGGGATCCTCGATGCCCCGCTGGACGTGGTCGGAGCGCCCGTGCTCGACGTCCGCGTCACCGCCGCACCCGCGGTCACCGGTGTCGAGGACTCGCTGGTGGTCTTCACCAAGCTGTACGACGTGGCCCCCGACGGCACCGAAACGCTGATCAACGGGCAGGTCGCGCCGGTGCGGATGGTGGCACCCGGTGAGCCCGTCCGGGTCGTGATGCCGGCGATCGTCCACCGCTTCGGTGAGGGACACCGCGTTCGGCTCGTGGTGGCCGGCGGCGATCCGAGTTTCCGCGGCGGGCTGGTGCCGCATCAGGTCACCATCGACGCGGGCGACCCGGGGCAGGCGCTGGTGCTGCCGGTGACGGGCTGAGGACGAGCCCCGAGCGGCAAGTGATTGACATCACACCGTCCCGGGATCAGACTGGGAACCTCATTTGAATCCGATGTCAATATCAATATTGTGTCGGCCGGTGGAGAGGAACCGCAGGTGACCGAGCTCGGAGGAGTGTGCGACCAGCGCTTCGCGGCGTTGCAGGACGCATTGAAGGACAATCTCGAGTCCGGTGAGGAGCTCGGCGCGTCGATCGTCGTGACCCTCGACGGACAGCCGGTGGTCGACATGTGGGGCGGATGGTCCGATGCCGATCACACCACCGAATGGGGGCGCGACACCCTCACCAACGTGTGGTCGTGCACCAAGACGGTGACCGCTCTCGCCGCGCTGATGCTCGTCGACCGCGGTCTGCTGGACGTGTACGCGCCCGTCGCGAAGTACTGGCCCGAGTTCGCGGCCGCGGGCAAGGAGCGCGTCGAGGTCCGCCATCTCCTCTCGCACACCTCGGGGGTGTCGGGATGGGATCAGCCGATCACGGTCGAGGACACGTTCGACCTCGCCGAGTCGACGAAACGTCTTGCCGCCCAGGCTCCGTGGTGGGAACCGGGCACGGCGTCCGGATATCACGCACTCAACTACGGCCATCTGATCGGCGAGGTCATTCGACGGGTCGACGGACGCACCCTGGGACGTTTTGTGGCCGAGGAGATCGCCGGACCGCTGGGGGCCGACTTCCACATCGGACTGGACCCGTCGGAGTTCGGCCGGGTGTCGAACGTAGTCCCGCCGCCGCCGTTGCCGATCGACCTGGCGTCCCTCGACCCCGCCAGCGTCATCGTCAAGACGTTCACCGGGCCCGGGCCGGACGCCTCCGCGTCCTGGTCCGACGCATGGCGCAGGGCGGAGAACGGCGCGGCAGGCGGTCAGGGCAACGCCCGGTCACTCGCTCGGATCCAGTCCGCGGTGGCCTGCGGCGGCGAACTCGACGGTGTCCGCCTGCTGTCGCCGGACACCATCTCGCTGATCTTCGAGGAGCAGTCGAACGGCGTGGATCTGGCGCTGGGGCAGCCGATCCGGTTCGGCATCGGTTACGGATTGCCGACACCCGTGTCGGTGCCGTTCGTCCCCGAAGGGCGGATCTGCTTCTGGGGCGGCTGGGGCGGATCGCAGGTCGTCGTCGACACCGAACGCCGGATGACCATGACGTACGTGATGAACAAGATGGGTCCGGGACTGCTCGGCTCCGACCGCACCGCCCAGTACGCGACGGCGACGTTCGACGCACTGGGCTGACGCGGGGGAGGTTCAGGACGCCAGGCCCTTGTCCTGCAACCACTCCCGGGCGATGTCACCCATGTCCTCGAGGTCGGCCACCCGCTCGTTCATCGCGATGAGATCCTCGGTCGTCAACGCCGCCGACACGTCCGCCAGCACGGCGCGGACGTCGTCGCCGGCCTTGTTCTCGTTGATGATCGGGGTGATGTTCTCGGCCAGGAACAGGTGTTTGGTGTCCTCGAGGGCCACGAGGTTCTCCGAACGCATCGCCGGGTCGGTGCTGAACACGTCGGCGACCTCGATCTGACCGCTGAGCAGGGCGTTGAGCGTCAGGGGGCCGCCGGCGTCCAGCGCCAGGAACTCCTTGAACGTCAACCCGTACCTGTCCTTCAGGCCGGCGACGCCGTTCTCGCGGGTCTTCCATTCGGGCGGGCCGCCGAGGGTCAGTTCGCCGGCGTGGGGCACGAGGTCCTCGATCGTCTCGAGCGAGTACTCGTCCGCGGTCTCCTGCCGCACCGCGAGAACGTCCTTGTCCTCGGCGGGGGACGGTTCCAGCGCGATGAGCCCGGCGGGAAGCTTCGCCTTGATCTGCTCGGTCACCTCGTCCGACGCGGTCGCGGTGGTGGCGCTGTCGAGATACTGGAGCAACGCACCCGAGTATTCGGGCAGCAGGTCGATGGAACCGTCTCGGATGGCCGGGACGTACACTTCCCGGCTCCCGATGTTGAGCTTCTCCGTCACGTCGATGCCGTTCGCCCGCAACGCCTCCGCGTAGATGGTGGCGATCAGCTGGCTTTCGGGGAAGTCCGCGGAACCGACGACGATGGCGCCGTCGCTGCTCCCGCCGCCGTCGGCCGCGAGGGGGTCCTTGCCGATCCCGCAGGCCGTCAACGACACCAGGGTGGCGCCTGCCAACGCGACGATCAATGCCTTCTTCATGGTGATGTCCTTCAGATCAGCGAGGGCTCGGGTACGGACGTGGGACGGGCCGCGACCGCGGGGTCTTCGGACGCGGAGCGCTTGCTGCTGCGCACCCGGCGGGTGAGTCCGGGCGAGACGACCCGCGCCGTGAGGAACCCGATCGCGAGATCGAAGGCGAGCGCGAGGAGCGACACCAGGACCGCCCCCGCCGCCATCTGCGCGTAGTCGCTCTGCGCCTTGCCGTCGATGAGGAGTCGTCCCAGGCCGCCGAGCGAGATGTACGCGGCGACGGTCGCAGTCGAGACGATCTGCAGCACGGCGCTCCGGACACCCGACAGCATCAACGGCAGCGCACAGGGCATCTCCACCTCGGTGAGGATGCGCATCGACCGGAACCCCATTCCCCGTGCCGCGTCGACGGCGGCCGGGTCGACGGAGCGGATGCCCGCGTACGTGTTGGTGAGGATCGGCGGGATGGCCAGCAGCACCAGCACGATCAGGCTCGGAATCAGGTAGGCCAGCTTGCTCGAGAACGACGGCGCGATGACGAGGACCAGCAGGATCAGCAACCCGATGGTGGGGAGGGCGCGCAGCGAGTTGGCCATACCGGCGACGACGACGGA includes these proteins:
- a CDS encoding primary-amine oxidase; this encodes MSTATTETPATVRSAAPDHPLTPLSADEIRSAKALLTDEGLIGENVRFVFVALAEPHKSTVLAFTPGDPIERRARILLLDRSTGIGTDLVVSVTENRVISSTTVDSATDGHVPILDEEFEDIEAFLLGSSDWLAAMAKRGIEPSKVRAVPLSAGVFGHEDEVGHRIVRVLAFHQEDKADLPWAHPIDGVVAYVDLTERRVVKVVDEIELPVPAERGEWNAEPHATPTRTDLKPIEITQPEGASFSVDGNEITWADWKFRFGFDVREGLTLHQLSFDDGGVERPVIYRASIAEMVVPYADPSPVRYWQNYFDQGEYLFGRYTNSLELGCDCLGEIQYFDVTIADESGDPRVMKNAICLHEEDYGVLWKHTDMFNDMTETRRSRRLVISFFLTIGNYDYGFYWYLYLDGTIELEAKATGIVFTSAYRGAEGFSTQMAPGLGAPFHQHLFSARLDMAVDGNVNTVEEVDAVPVPMGPENPWGNAFRCQKTTLTTESEGQRTADNLKARVWHITNPTKQNRLGQDVGYALHPEGQPVLLADPSSSIAARAAFATKHLWVTQYDESERYPAGDFVNQHPGQAGLPAFVAGNRDIDGEDLVLWHTFGLTHFPRPEDWPVMPVDYAGFKLKPVGFFDRNPALDLPASTAKHCCEG
- a CDS encoding GntR family transcriptional regulator, with product MSKRAETSLLTDQVYDMIHESIMNGDLPAGARLRVRDLAEQVGTSVMPVREAIRRLEEAGLAERSPHKGAVVKGLTLAELVHVYNVRRLLEVEAARLGAQRISAADSARMQDEFALMRTALDERRVVAYLDHDEALLTILYEAAENPVLVETIRTLWQRCRAYKIVGAEGTVDTTEDDSLWMYQQRLVEAAREHDDAAAAAVNNDSLLDATARIKAQLAQQDGS
- a CDS encoding CocE/NonD family hydrolase, which produces MAVAAAAVLTPIAAAAPATADAGGFTKTTLHFQVFVGPNRDVPCDVIGDVYKPDAASASNRVPAVLTTNGFGGSKNDQAGIGSFLASRGYAVLAYSGLGFGGSGCKIHMDNPEYDGRAASELVSFLGGRDGMAFVDPAHTVPVPGLDYVVQDATAHHGTAEANDPRVGMIGGSYGGAVQFAAASVDPRIDTIIPMITWNDLSYSLAPNTIGQTSGVSTSIPGASKVVWSLTFGAVGATNPRPEGYAQDPVRALGCPNFADPACPALAQSAVQGFPDPASVDFLRQSSVVSYADRVKIPVLLMQGQQDTLFDLNESKATFETLQAQGNDVKMIWHSWGHSNLTPAEGEINLKDLNPDTQYETGRIIDWFDHYLRDSGASTGPVFSYFRDWVDYTGNAAPAYAESSDVSVGQGFSLYLSGDGALTDRRDRIVAGAQTLHTLPGGLPTDREAPDTRPNAPVPQSVQPGTEAEWSSGILDAPLDVVGAPVLDVRVTAAPAVTGVEDSLVVFTKLYDVAPDGTETLINGQVAPVRMVAPGEPVRVVMPAIVHRFGEGHRVRLVVAGGDPSFRGGLVPHQVTIDAGDPGQALVLPVTG
- a CDS encoding serine hydrolase domain-containing protein, translated to MTELGGVCDQRFAALQDALKDNLESGEELGASIVVTLDGQPVVDMWGGWSDADHTTEWGRDTLTNVWSCTKTVTALAALMLVDRGLLDVYAPVAKYWPEFAAAGKERVEVRHLLSHTSGVSGWDQPITVEDTFDLAESTKRLAAQAPWWEPGTASGYHALNYGHLIGEVIRRVDGRTLGRFVAEEIAGPLGADFHIGLDPSEFGRVSNVVPPPPLPIDLASLDPASVIVKTFTGPGPDASASWSDAWRRAENGAAGGQGNARSLARIQSAVACGGELDGVRLLSPDTISLIFEEQSNGVDLALGQPIRFGIGYGLPTPVSVPFVPEGRICFWGGWGGSQVVVDTERRMTMTYVMNKMGPGLLGSDRTAQYATATFDALG
- a CDS encoding ABC transporter substrate-binding protein, with amino-acid sequence MKKALIVALAGATLVSLTACGIGKDPLAADGGGSSDGAIVVGSADFPESQLIATIYAEALRANGIDVTEKLNIGSREVYVPAIRDGSIDLLPEYSGALLQYLDSATTATASDEVTEQIKAKLPAGLIALEPSPAEDKDVLAVRQETADEYSLETIEDLVPHAGELTLGGPPEWKTRENGVAGLKDRYGLTFKEFLALDAGGPLTLNALLSGQIEVADVFSTDPAMRSENLVALEDTKHLFLAENITPIINENKAGDDVRAVLADVSAALTTEDLIAMNERVADLEDMGDIAREWLQDKGLAS
- a CDS encoding ABC transporter permease, coding for MIDFLLDGAHWTGPEGIPALLLQHLMYTFLALFAAALIAIPLGLYIGHTGRGSVVVAGMANSLRALPTIGLLILLVLVIAPSFSSKLAYLIPSLIVLVLLAIPPILTNTYAGIRSVDPAAVDAARGMGFRSMRILTEVEMPCALPLMLSGVRSAVLQIVSTATVAAYISLGGLGRLLIDGKAQSDYAQMAAGAVLVSLLALAFDLAIGFLTARVVSPGLTRRVRSSKRSASEDPAVAARPTSVPEPSLI